The region aggacaggctgtgTCACTGGGTAAGGGACACCTGTTCCAACCAATCCTGCTGGCTCTTTTAGAAAAGGCTTTTTGTGTGGTAGTGGTGACAAAGGGAACAGAAGCTGGACACTGTGAAGCTGGACCCAAACAGTGGTGAGAAGCCCTTCTTTCCAATTTCTCCTACCTCTTGTTACACTGGGCAGGAGAGAGCCTCCTGTCAAAGACCTGCCTGACTCCTCAGTCCACCCTAAGCACTCCAAAATGCTCAAGTCCCTGcctccagggcaggcagagatGGGGAAGTCCTCCTGAGGTGTAACGTGGCTTCCCTACCCTGCAGCCCTACAAAATCTCCTTGGCCCTGTAGGCAAGCAGTGCAGGTAGCAGTGGCTGCAGTGGCCCTCCTGGTGGTTGCTGCCTACCTTGCTCTGTGATGCCTGGGCAGATGCTGCATCTCGGCCatgttccagcagctcctgctccagctcgtCCTGTTCCTCGGTGGGATCAAAGTTGTACATGGGCATGAGCTGGTGCCGTAGCTTCTCCAACCTGCccaagggaggggagggaaagggtTGGCTGAGAAGGACAGGGCTCAGGCTGCTTCCCCACACCACTGCTGAGGCTTTCTGcaggctgctcctcctcctgcacaggGATTCTGCTCCTGTGGCTCTTGCTGGATGAGGCTAAGAACCTACTACACACAGCTGGCAGGAGTGGAAGACACCCAGAATGCAGTTACAGGGATTAATTGCCATCACTAATCTATGCTGGCAGGCATTTACACACAGAGGAATCAGGATTTAAGTTCTTGCAGACCTTAAAAGATTAGGCTTTATGTGGAGGGACAAAAGAAACAGTGGAACATACTGGTTTGGCATGTTGTGACttctccccctgtccctctgcccacACCAGCTTGTCCTGCCATGTCACAGTCTGCCAGCAGCAGTTCACTTCCAGCTCCAGTGGCCTGAGAGTACTTTAACTCTGGGGCTGAAGTACATAAAattcaacagaaaataataaacaatagATAGAAAATAGGAAAGAGAGAGATTCTCACAGGGAGCTGATGCCTGTGGATACTGTTCCTACTCTTGTATCATTGCTCCAAGAGACAGAGCTATGAATTATTACTCAAAGGGTCTCCTCAGAGCTGGGTGATGGATGGGGTGGCTTCTGGGAGAACAGAGTCCTCCCTTTGGCTATAGCTGAGTTTTGGAGTAGAAGGAAACACACAAGCAGTTACTGGCAGTGTCACCACAAGTATCTGTTTTGGCAAGTGTTAGGATGACACattcttcctctgcttctctATGGGCTTACCAGCACAACCATTATCTCCAGCAGCGCTACTTTCACAGGCTGAGCattggctgctcctgcagcagcagccagacctgggctttggggctgggCTTGGAAATGTTACAGGGGGCAGCAGCACTTTCTGGAAGTCTGTGGCCTGGCCAGATCTGCCCCAAGGaatgagggagggaggaggtaCCACAGTTTATGGATCTTGACCAGAGTCCCTGCTGTGAGATGGAAGAACCAAGATGTGATTCTCTCTGCGTGCTGCTTTCCTCTCTATTTTCAGCCTAGAGCTTAGCAAGGAAATTAAGATATTAACTCCTGGGCTGAAGCTGCATccctgcactgtgctgctgccagttGCTGTCACTGCCTGGGCTGCTAGAAAACATAGGAATCTGGGAATGGCTGAAACCTGAGATCTACACCTTTCATGATGGAGTTCCCAGCTTCTTTATACACCCATAACTCTCCCCTCTGTTTTGATGCATCTCATAAGTGAAGTGTGATGAATTTGTAGGATCCCTGACCTCCTGCTCACCCTTATTCTCCTTCCAAAGCTGTGGAGGAGTCTTTGACACTCTGGTGACAGAGGGATGCCCAGTCCCAGGAGTGCAGTGTGCCAGCCTCAGTCACACAGTGTTCTCACACAGCCATGGCTTACACTCTCCCCATCTCCCAGTCTCCTCCTGAGCTCGCTCTGCATTTTGAAGCACTGAGTTCCCTTCAGCCAATAACAGATCTTACTtacctcttcctcttcctgatATACAGAacctgaaggagaaaaagaagcatcATTACAGCAGTCACAGTAGGATGGGGAATAGCTGAGAAGAGAAAATTTGGGCACACAGGAAAGAGGTAGAGAAGGCTGGTGTCACTGTGCACTGAAGTGGAGGAAGGGAGAAGTGACAATGAAAATGACACTTCATATGCATCACTGTGAGCTTGGCAGCACATCATGTCTGACACTAAGTGCTCAGTGGCCTGTTATTAGGTGTGTTAGTAGGAGTAAGAGTATTAGGTAGATTATCAGGTGTAGCTCAGCACatttctgtggctgcaggaCATATGTTGCAATTTAAGAGTGGATGAAAAAGCTTCCCTTTGTGATTTTCACATGTAGATTTCCTACAGCACAGAAGTGCTGCTACCCCCTCCCCAGTACAAAGGGAAGAAGCAAAGAGGGAGGGCATGCTCAGGGACTTGCCTCTGTCAGCCTGTGCAGGGAAGAAAGGGAGGCTTTGGGCCTCCACAGCCTTGTTCTGAGAACTACGAACGCTGGATCCTGCTCTTGGGAACTTTTGACCATTTCCAGGTTTTCTTAGGGGCTTTTGGAAAAATTCCTCCTGAGGCCTGCAATGAAATTTTGCAGTAGGCTCCTCTGATGGCTGTATTAGTGAAGCCCTTCCTCGTACGAGGAATGGGAGCTTGCTGCTACTTTCTGTTCTCTGTTGGCAGGGAAATGATCTGGTTACATAAAATGAGAGCTGCAGCCTTTGCACTGCCCATGGTGCGCCCAGAACTAGGATTTCTGAAAGCTTCTGCCCACAGCATTAATGGCAAGGCTAGTGACACACCAAACCTTCAAGGACTGATACCCAGCATGCAGAACCTTGGAAATGCAGTCCAGGGTGAGTCTTGCTAAGATGGATTCAGGCCACTTTAATTCAAAAAGAATTACCCCATGTCCACAAGGGGGACTAACATGGTTTTGGCAGTCTGCTTGAAAAGTTAATATGGATGAACTTTCTTGTGGGGCTCAAGAGAAGGTTTAAATCAATGCAGCTGTTCCAGGTAACAAGTCAGAACagaatctgctttttttttccttttaattgaaCTTCCTAttgctattaaaaacaaatactgaTACTACATATGGCTGCTCCTAGGCCTGCTGAGCATCCCATTTGGACCAGACCTCAGGGAGACTGCAGAAATACTGGAGCACTTAATAAAggtcttaaaaataaaggaatctCAGGAACTATCAGTTCCCAGCAGTTTTGGGTGAGACTTTAATagaatgcaaataaattattcagtgCAAATCAGTCCTAGAACCTCTAGCCGCCCTCCACCCTCAAGAGACAAGAATGTTTAGCTGGGCTCACTTACCATTGCTACAGCCAACCCAATCACAGTAATGATCCCAAAGGAAAGCAGCATGGTGCTCATGCCAGGTCCAGTGCTGGCCATATCTGGGATTTTGGTGCTGTTGAAACTCGTAGTCTCAGGGCTTATGGTGGCTGTTTGTGGTACAGTCACGtccagagctgtccctgggtCTGGCTTGGCCGTGGTGGGGGTGCTGTGATGCAAGTCATGCACAGAGGGTGAGCTGTAACTCATCCTGCCAGCTCTTGGTAGCTCCTGTTACCAAGCTGTTGTCCTCTCCCATCAGCTACAGAAGTGCAGAGCTGCCCTTCCAATCGAGGGCCCCACATGAGACCTCTCCTGCAGCATCACCACTGATGGGTTTTCTTCGGGCCAGGAACCACACTGGACTCAGCCTAGGACAGAATGAAaacaagtgagcagtgcagagcTCTTGGAGACAGGCACAACCTTTCCTACAGATCCCCAATTCACCAGCAGAGTTTTTGAATGCCTGCTCAGaataacaaaaatgttttctaagcTTACTGAGA is a window of Vidua macroura isolate BioBank_ID:100142 chromosome 13, ASM2450914v1, whole genome shotgun sequence DNA encoding:
- the C13H3orf18 gene encoding uncharacterized protein C3orf18 homolog, giving the protein MSYSSPSVHDLHHSTPTTAKPDPGTALDVTVPQTATISPETTSFNSTKIPDMASTGPGMSTMLLSFGIITVIGLAVAMVLYIRKRKRLEKLRHQLMPMYNFDPTEEQDELEQELLEHGRDAASAQASQSKVLLSSQGALQRPSRLVFTDVANAINA